The stretch of DNA TGAATGAAGCAAATGGACTATGAAATGAGGACTACCTTGGCTTTGTCTACAATTTCCACTTGCATGAAGAAGTGATAAAAGTGATGATCATTACCTCTTACATTCAGTCCATTGTCACAGGCAAACTGTGCAAAAGGCGACATGTAGTTGGGGTCGTATGCCAGAACGTGGGCCTGCTCTGCAATGCTCCTGGCTGTCTGCTGGATACTCTCATAGTTGGTGTTCTGCAAAAACAAAATGGAGTGTCTTAGTATTTTTTCAATGTCTTGTTCCTCCACTTCAATACTCTGCTGAATGAAACAGTAAACCTGTTTGTTGCACACGAGTACGGCAAGGGTTTATGCGAGGGTGTACCTTGAGTTTTTTCAGCTCCTGTAGGATCATGTAGTCGGGCATGTTGTCGAAGAGGCCGTCTGTGGCTGTGAGAATTATGTCCCCCAACTCGACATCGAAGGAGGAGCTGTCTGCAGCGTCGGGACTGAGGGGGCACAGAGAGCTTATCACAACGTAGCAGGAAATAACAGTCTTGCGGAACATGAGTTAAAATATCCTGATGATATAGTGCCCATTAGAGAGGGCGCGTTAAAGTGCTTAACCAAATTGCAAACGTTAGCCAATTGCCCCCCCTTCTCATACCCCACCTCCAGGAAGGAAATCTGTCCTGTCTGAGCCCAGTTTAATCTGTGCCTCTAGCCCTTCATTAGCCTAGATCACTGACACTGCTGCTCGGTCTCCTGTCTGACTATGAGACTCAGGCACACACCTCACGTTAGACATGGCTATAGAGCACTGTGTCAAACACTTAGAAATCATGCAATGCAGTTATACATTTCAACTGACTACTTTTTCAGCTGTGAAATGCTGCTGCTAACAAATTTCATAGGTATGGTGGAAAAGAATCGAAGGAATAGTCACAAGGAAAGCACACCTTGGCCAAGTTGTAAGGAACTGCTGTAATGTTGATGTGCGACtgatacacacatatacagtagatCAGAGCCATGTGCAGTGTCAAGTTCAGCTCTTGGAAGGCGACATTAATCCTGCCTCAGACTCCCCGACACTCATGGCTGTTCTAGAAACCATCTGTAACCCAGCCGCCATTCGATCTACAGTTCTACATTACATCGAGGCTTTAGCGCTACGTTTCGAAATAATCACTATTAAGGAATCACGGATTTAGCTCTAAAGTAAATGAACGTTGAGTCTTCCCACCAACTTCAGCGGAATTACAACACTTAGGACCCTGAATATGATACTATCAATGGTAAAAATACTGCAGCCTCTAACTCATGGAAAGATTACAATTTCCAGCCTATATGCGACGGGGCCACGTCAAGGTCCGCAATTTGGACTGACTAtggcccggtttcccgatagcgatggaacttagGCTTACGAGTATAttaacgatgcatctttcctacaacggctGAAGATGTAACATgagtttcccaaaacaccacgcagagagaacgCTCACTATGTGCGCCGTTGAGGCATGTGACGATACTGATAGAATCAAAAGAAAAGGTaacgctgctctcggatcagaattctccattcaaatctgaccttaacattagaattattccacaatactgacaacgGATCAGCTCTTAGAGATATTATCACCTAAGGCTACAAATATTGAGGCGGCATATTCTAATGCTCACCCTATAATAATGTACTAAAtcaagatttggcacatcatgaaatatattaagGAAAAATTTTGACAGTAAGCCAAACAGAGAAATAAAACTCAATTgaatgaacatgaaatgtatttccatATCATTGAAACATATAGGCTATACTGCAAGTAGGCTATTTATCTTTTACTTCAAATTGAAAACAGAGATGACTGAATTATCTTTTTATCCTttgcttgtttgtaacaattgcaaagaatgtgaactttgtatttgtagtcgaCTTCGTTGTGAAGTTATCAGCAGtcgcagagagacagataaagatcttgattctatgtttagcagagatcttctgtgtatgaAGTGACTCAGTAGGGAAAAAGGCATCTAACGACTCACTTAGATGTTCCATGAGaggtctgaggcagtcggtaaataacaagcgttttcaagtgcaactttggtaatgatggttttgggaaacaattcagagatttaacgatgctcctacgaaggttctaacgatgaatttAGCCGTAAGATGCTTTTTGGAAACCGGGCCCATATCTGTTTATTCTGTATAGAGATAAGCCATGGACTGAGCAAAACCAAGCGATTTTATAATAGGTATGTATGATGAGGCTACGGTTGTGAATAGGCCTTTTCTACAAGTACTATGCTGTGTATCAGCTACATTTACAACAGTGACAGTTCAGTTCCACCTCACACCAGTTTAGAGAAACCCACACGAGCAGCTCTAAATAATCTCCCTGTTCTAGATTACAGGGTTGAGAAGGCCTGTGAGTAAGCAGACCAGGGATTGGCTGCTGTGAGAAGGGCCATGAGGccgcccctctgtgtgtgtgtgtgtgatgagactTTGTCCTGGCTTAAACGGTGGCAGGGAGAAAACAACGGCTCCACTGGAGTCTGCAGCACTAGTGCTGCTGGCATGCCTACACAAGGAGAGAAAGCAGAACATGGCCCCAACCATTCCTGGCCTGCACACCGACTGTGGCAGTACTGACACTCACTAATGCTGCATCAACACTGGACTGGACAGACCAGAGAGCAGCACAAGGGCAGAACCAATGCAGAGACTCTGTGCTTCAAAACCAAACAAATAGCTACACAGCTTCTTTACAATACAAAATATGGCTTCGGCAGGGCCACAAAACTGACCTGTCACTGAGGACGGCCCCCTCTGCCTCGGGTGGGGCGATAGAGAGCTGGAAGGGGGTGTTGAAGTAGTGCTGCTGTTCATCAGAGCGGTGCACCACCTCTCCTTCCCGCACCACCAGGAAGCCTGAGTCTCCCAAGTTAGCAGTGTGCAGCCGATGGCTCTGCCGGTCCAGCACCACGATACAGGCCGTGCTGCTGCCTGGAAGGAGATAACACAAGATGATAAATATATGGGTGGCACGCCCTACATCCTGATTATATTTTTAACGAATTAAGTCGAATAGAGCCATTGAACAATTTATAAATTGGTTGGGATGATTTATGAGTAGTGTTTTTGTTGGGTTGCATTATATCATGATCATACTGTAGCTAAACCTGTGGTTAGAAGAGGAAGGCATGTCAATACATTTCAGGAAGAGAAACATTTGGGAAGGATAACATTTAAGGAATCATAAAAGTTAACCGAACCGGCAAAAACATGGCTCCGTGTGCAGCCACACCCTGCTGATGAGTCATCTGGACCACCAGAATGTTCTATGGGAGCTCCCTACAACCCCTCACGCTCTCTGACTCACCCTACTCTCACTCcctttcttgtgtgttttttcaaTAGTAATACAATTACTGCTGGCCTCACGACCGTACTCCCCAGCACTGGAAAAATACAATACTGACTTGTTTTTCTCTTCTACATGAGATGGGATGGAAAAGTACAGACTGACGACACGGACTGCTCGACTCCTCACTCTCCGTTTGTTTTGTCCTGCACATTTCTGCATGCTCCATTTTAGCAAAGCAATGGATCAAGAGGAGATTCTGGCGGGGATAGGCTTCACCTTGTCTGTACACTTCCCAGGATAGAGGCATGCAGCAGGTCTCTGACTCATCACGCAAATATCCTATCTAAATAGCAGCACCTCACATGTCACTTAGCCTAACCACCCAGACTGAAAACAGACTATTCCAAGACTGCTTTAAGACCATATTCTCTATTGTAAATGCCTATTCTAGTCAGTATGAGGCAGACACGAGTGATTTCTTTTTGCACCAGCCTCCAAGTTCACAAAACACTGATCCTCCAGGGCTGCCTTTACTCACCCAGCAGAGGCACTTTGTTCTGTAGGAGCTCGTAGTAGCTGCTTGTGAGGACGCCCACAGGGTTGCTTGGAACGAAGCGCCCCTCCTTTACCAGCCGCTCACAGGTCTTCATAAGGGTCCCTGAAAACTGTGATGGGTCCACACCGTAGTCTCTCCAACCACCCACTCCATCTGCCACACCTGAAGAAACCACACACAGTCAGGTATTGGTTCAATAGAGGAGAACAGGATAGGAAATAATCAAGATTGCATTCTGATTATACCTAACACTCCTGACTAAGACATTCCCAGAAGAAGACAGTTTTCCGACAATGGAAGAGGTCATATTAATCGGAAACAAGTACTAGACGTCTTCACGCAGTTGTGACAGGAGAAACAATAGGCACTTTCACTAAAACAAGACACCAAGTGTAGAGCAAGACAGTGCTTAGAATGAAACAAGGGACGCTTCAGAGAATAAGCATTTCTTTGACAATAATCTCCATTGATAATTTGACCAGTCTGGTACATATAAACCATTTTTACTGATAGCTATCTGAAACGTATGTTGTCTGCAGTTGTCAAGTCACATTACATTATCAACAAGCCCATACACTAGCTTGCAGTCACATTATCACACTGCTTAAAACCCTGAAACATTTGGTTTCTATGGTTATTGAAATGTACCTCTGCCTATTATGGGAGCAGTCGGTCTGGCAGTCCAAGTTTTTCCTAGGAATGCAATTATTTACAGCTGCTTCCCAGACACAAGAATCGGCTCTTGCTGTGACCATACAAGGAGGGtcgtctcactctctccctgccAACCTTTGGCTCACTGATGTGACAACAATCAGACATGGCCTGCCTCACAGCTTCCTTCCAAGCCACACTGAGAGGACATGTAGCCTCAAGTGGACAGTGGGATTTTCTAACAAGTCAAGGAGGATATTCTGGGTTTGGTTAGGCTACCTCTGGATTTCTGAATCACATTTTCTAAGCTGTCTTGATAGCTTACAAATGCTATTCTTCTCTAAAGCCAGTGTTGCCTGAAATCATAGCTTTAATACAAATAGCCACGTGATCAATAGAGCAGCATTCACAGTTTAGCTTACCTGATACTAAAAATGTATAATGCCCTTTAAACTGTGGGCTACAGACATGTGACTATTTGCAGCAGAACTATTGGTTTGTCTATCAATATGATTATGTCAAATCTGAGACACCAACCATCAGTCTTGGTGGGGATCAGGAGGTACAAGTGTGTTTGTCATACTTGTATGAACTGGGCTAGAATGCTACTGATAGATGTGCTGTTATTTAGTGTTGAGCCTGTTCCTTATTTTACAAGGCAGAGGATCATGTCTGTTCCACACTACATTTATATCTGAACGTTTTGTAACATGGTGACCTTCTGAGGTCCAGGACTAGTTAGGTACACCATATAAGTTGTGACATGGGGTAAAGTGTGAATGAAAAATTAAGTCTGTCTGGGACTGATTGGTTGTAGCCTAGTTATAGTgaaaaacaagaaagaaagaagTTCTCAATGTTCATCTTTCTAATCTATTTATTAATGTGTACATACTGGTTACAGTTTGGTTATGGCTGCCACCCTATCACTACAATTATCAAACTAACGTTACTACAGGTAGCTCTGACCTCTAGGACAGGGTTTcccaaatgtatttgtattttcttgGCTTGAAACTAAGCCAATAGTATAGCAACCTAGTTAACGTATTGTGCATCATGATCAAACAAAATACAGTGTATGCTAAGTGTCCCattgtttgttattgtttgataCTACAAAACGTAGTTAACGCAAACTAGCTACTGTAACTAGCAAAGGTGCATTGTCTGGCAtgttagttagccagctaaaCAACCAGGCCGGTTATATCATCACGTTATAAAATAGTTGTCAATGTCAGGCATTGTTTACTCACCCAAAACATCGGCAGATTTATGTCGGGCAATGAAGCAAGCGTCGTCGCCGTAGCACATCCCTTTCTTCAAGATACCCTTCCGAAAATCCTTCCCAAACCCGCAGCTTGCTGTTACCAGGCTGTAGTCGCGGCTATCCGTTTGAGAGAGTCCGCCAATTACTGCTCTGGCAACCAGTCTACCGTATGAAAGTACGGAGAACATTACCTACACACCAGCTCCCACTATACTGAGTACCAAGCTAGAAACAACctaggtgttagctagctagattagctCCAATGTCACAATATTGACTCGCTAGCTTGATACTGTGCTGCTTAGTTAGCTATCGTTAACATTCGCCACgcagaaacaaaacaaacccGCGCGCCAGCCCAGACGATACTTATTCTTTATTTAGTTGAATACAGTAGTTATTGCCAAATCAATAACAACTGCTCCGTAATTCGAAGGATATCACACGTCCAGATTCCCAGAGATGTTCCGAGTTCGTTGCAGCCATCGTTCCTGTAGAATAACCTACCACATTTCTGAAACATGCTGGTGGAGCGAGCCGGAGTGATCTGCTCTGTGGTCTTGTGACTGGGCTGACGTCACATCTCATTACGCAATTTGAGTTTCCTCAGTTCTTCTAACCCTGAAAATCATCCATgacttttgttttttaattcaatGTGAACTTTTGAAAAAAGCATCCCCTTCTAATAATTAATTTCAGGTTTATGAAACTTAAATGTGTAGCAGAAAAACATGATGGCTTCTACGCCTTGCGAAGATTCTGATGGATTTTACGTCACCCCTTGTGGCAGTAAAGGCGAATGTCAACTTGGAGGCAAACACCCTTGAGTGTGACCCAGTGACCTTTTCATACCGTACTTCTTCTAATGCTGCCCTTGACACTAAAGTCAAGTGGGTTTTGCatagagaaaaaaacatgtttgctaGTTTTGTAATATAATTTGTGACTGTGTATTATAGCATATACTTTTTTATAGTACTGGACTGCATATCATCTTTACCATGTCTTTCACATCACTTCAAGTAGTACACAATATATGGGAGTAATTAAATCAATGTTGAGCTTCTCAATTctcaaataaatacaattcaaatGCCAATTTCCCCCTCAAATGTGCTAAAAGTTTATTAGAAAGACTTAGACATTACAAGAATGTTTTATTTCTTCATTTAAATTCAGCacaatactttttaaaaatggtGAGGATGCAGGCGCAGAGTGCGGATTCAATGTCCTATGATAAAACAAGTTATACCGAAATAAACATCTAAATgtctaaatgtaatatttccatagTTGTTTAAGAACCATTAATTTCATTATTGACATTGACAGTAAGAAACAGGTGACGACAGAAATTGATGACATGAAATGAAGAAATTGGAAAATTTGTGCACAGCTTGAAACAAGGCATTTATGTGCATTATTAGCCATATTGTTACATTGTTCCTGATTGAACAGTCATGTGGCAAAGACTAGTTGCAATGGAGTGCAAAACCCCTGAGGTTTTCATGGTGACATATCCATTTACCCTTgtggacaaaacaacaaaacattccgCTTTCATCAGGTTGGAGTGGATATCTTTTCAGTATTGGCAGCAAAGGGCAACCAACCCTTCAGATGCAACAGACGAAAGCAGAACGGGGAGCTCATGCCACCTTATTTCTTGCCTTGCTTGGTGACCATGTTCCGTGGGGGTGTGACTGGACGGCTGCCATTTGGCTTCTTCTTCTCGGCTGGCTTCAAAATCTACAAGTGGAATGAATACAAGTAATCCAATTAAGATTATGTTTTGCCCCCTGCAATAGTCTACACATTGTACAGTTTGACATAATGACAAGACTGGTCATAACtttaaaaggacatttctaaattttatatcatctccagcaccacggCAACATCAACATGTGAAAACGGTGCATttctgttttgtagtaaaaaagatagGAAGATAAATGTTTCCAGTGAAATCAACAAATTAGTAGGCAATGACTacacataattggttaaaatcacatgatgcacatCGATGTCGTCACTGGAAACATCTTCCTTTAtcttttactacaaaacatagaaacgcgcCATTTTCACATAAGTCGATGTTGAGGTGGTGCCGAAGAAACATTTTGAAATTTCCCTTTAACATGTCCATACACTACAGTAGTAATACCACAATCACTGACACATTTACATGGCTGTGATAAGATGGAGCACATTCATGATTGAAATATCCCTCACCTGAAACGAGCACATGAGAGTCTCATCCACACTCATCATGGCACCAGCATTGTCAAACTCCCCGCAGTAGTTCGGTGCTGAGAA from Salvelinus sp. IW2-2015 linkage group LG33, ASM291031v2, whole genome shotgun sequence encodes:
- the pptc7a gene encoding protein phosphatase PTC7 homolog, whose amino-acid sequence is MFSVLSYGRLVARAVIGGLSQTDSRDYSLVTASCGFGKDFRKGILKKGMCYGDDACFIARHKSADVLGVADGVGGWRDYGVDPSQFSGTLMKTCERLVKEGRFVPSNPVGVLTSSYYELLQNKVPLLGSSTACIVVLDRQSHRLHTANLGDSGFLVVREGEVVHRSDEQQHYFNTPFQLSIAPPEAEGAVLSDSPDAADSSSFDVELGDIILTATDGLFDNMPDYMILQELKKLKNTNYESIQQTARSIAEQAHVLAYDPNYMSPFAQFACDNGLNVRGGKPDDITVLLSIVAEYTD